A portion of the Alphaproteobacteria bacterium genome contains these proteins:
- a CDS encoding hydantoinase B/oxoprolinase family protein: protein MTDKQLDGAQLAIMANRFEGISSKMGNTLLRTGRSGVLNRAKDFSCCILTADCDLLAVAESLPIHVLSGPDIMARSMKEFHPELKKGDAFLHNSPYHGCSHPADHTIIMPVIDDVGVHHFTVLAKAHQADIGNSIPTTYHGTARDVYEEGALIFPAVQVLKDYETVEDIVRMCQLRIRVPEQWHGDFLAMLGSALIGERELLALGQEMGWDTLHAFTGQWFEYSEKRMADAIGVVPKGKASAQSTHDAIPGTPDEGITVTSEVTVDPDAGRITVDLRDNADQMNCGLNVSESCTRTAAYIGIFNSIDHTVPKNAGSLRRIELHLKDAGVVGIPRHPISCSASTTNLADRIVSATQRAMAEMGDGFGMGEVGCFCPPSTAVVSGTDPRNGKPYVNQLFLGHTAGAGAPHQDAWLTMLHVGNGGMCFIDSVELDEVYTPIHVHTRRLIPDSEGAGRHRGAPGIEVEYGPIDCRMEAGFVHDGNIHVPQGARAGMPAARSNQFKATRNKDLEVLEQCSIVWIEDGETLVSIAQGGGGYGDPRSRDPDRVLHDVREGIVSPARAEEVYGVAIADGMSVDVARTTELRSA, encoded by the coding sequence ATGACAGACAAGCAACTCGACGGCGCGCAACTCGCCATCATGGCCAACCGGTTCGAGGGCATCTCCTCGAAGATGGGCAACACCCTGCTTCGGACAGGACGATCCGGCGTGCTCAACCGGGCGAAGGATTTTTCCTGCTGCATACTGACGGCGGATTGCGACCTGCTGGCCGTGGCCGAGAGCCTGCCAATCCACGTGCTGTCCGGTCCGGACATCATGGCGCGCTCCATGAAGGAATTTCATCCGGAGCTGAAGAAGGGCGATGCGTTCTTGCACAACTCGCCCTACCACGGCTGTTCCCATCCGGCCGACCACACGATCATCATGCCGGTGATCGACGATGTCGGGGTCCACCACTTCACGGTCCTGGCCAAGGCCCATCAGGCCGATATCGGCAACTCGATCCCGACGACCTATCACGGCACGGCACGCGATGTTTACGAGGAAGGCGCGCTGATTTTTCCGGCGGTCCAGGTGCTCAAGGACTACGAAACCGTCGAGGACATCGTGCGGATGTGCCAGCTGCGAATCCGGGTGCCGGAACAATGGCATGGCGATTTTCTGGCGATGCTGGGCTCGGCCTTGATCGGAGAACGCGAGCTTCTGGCGCTGGGCCAGGAGATGGGTTGGGACACGCTGCATGCCTTCACCGGACAGTGGTTCGAATATTCGGAAAAACGCATGGCCGACGCCATCGGCGTCGTGCCGAAAGGGAAGGCATCGGCCCAATCCACCCATGACGCGATACCGGGCACACCGGACGAGGGGATCACCGTCACGTCCGAAGTTACCGTCGATCCCGATGCCGGGCGGATCACGGTCGATCTGCGCGACAATGCGGATCAGATGAACTGTGGCCTCAATGTCTCGGAATCCTGTACGCGCACGGCGGCATATATAGGCATTTTCAACTCGATCGATCACACGGTGCCGAAGAATGCAGGATCCCTGCGTCGCATCGAACTGCATCTGAAAGATGCGGGTGTGGTCGGCATTCCGCGTCACCCCATCAGCTGTTCGGCGTCGACCACAAACCTGGCCGACCGCATTGTCTCCGCGACGCAGCGTGCGATGGCGGAAATGGGCGACGGGTTCGGCATGGGCGAGGTGGGTTGCTTTTGCCCGCCCTCGACGGCGGTGGTCTCGGGCACCGATCCGCGCAACGGCAAACCTTATGTGAACCAGCTGTTTCTCGGGCATACCGCCGGTGCGGGCGCCCCCCATCAGGATGCCTGGCTGACCATGCTCCATGTCGGGAACGGCGGCATGTGCTTCATCGATTCCGTCGAGCTGGACGAGGTCTACACGCCGATCCATGTCCACACCCGCCGCCTGATCCCCGACAGCGAGGGGGCGGGTCGTCATCGCGGGGCCCCGGGCATCGAAGTGGAGTATGGGCCGATCGACTGCCGCATGGAGGCGGGTTTCGTGCATGATGGGAACATCCACGTGCCCCAGGGTGCTCGCGCCGGAATGCCGGCGGCACGGTCGAACCAGTTCAAGGCGACACGCAACAAGGATCTCGAGGTGCTCGAGCAATGTTCGATCGTCTGGATCGAGGACGGTGAGACCCTGGTCTCGATCGCACAGGGGGGCGGGGGGTATGGTGACCCCCGGTCTCGCGATCCCGACCGGGTGCTGCATGATGTGCGCGAGGGCATCGTCAGCCCAGCGCGGGCGGAAGAGGTTTATGGCGTGGCCATCGCGGACGGCATGTCCGTCGA
- a CDS encoding hydantoinase/oxoprolinase family protein, whose product MRFACDTGGTFTDLIVEDDDGALSMYKASTIPSDPVKGVLDALALAATDLGIPLGDLLARGEMLIHGTTHAINAIITGNTARTAFLTTSGHPDILVLREGGRIEPFNFVAPYPEPYVPRALTFEVPERVNSAGEAHTPLDEAATVEIIGKLKDADVEAVAVCFLWSISNPAHELRVGELLEKHLPGVPYTLSHQINPALREYRRASATAIDASLKPLMGKYLGGLTERLAAAGFKGRTLVLTSQGGMLDASDLAQKPIHAINSGPSMAPIAGRNYADIDSASSNVIIADTGGTTYDVSLVRDGRIPLTKETWIGQPYRGHMTGFPSIDIKSVGAGGGSIAWVDAGGLLHVGPQSAGAVPGPVCYGAGGSEPTVTDACVTLGYLDPGYFLGGTMDLDAAGARTAIEDHVATPLGLSVEVAAASILSVATENMVQAISDITVDQGIDPADAVLIGGGGAAGLNSIYIARRLGCPTLLIPETGAGLSAAGALMTDLTNEYRATFFTTSDAFDRDGVNRTLDGLRAEARAFIDGPGANAVSSQVEFAVEARYASQVWEIEVPLSTDRFSDDQQLDALNEAFHAMHERIFAIRDPGSVVEYVGWTVTARCGLREGGPGRLGVGKGHDVSGTRRVYFAGDGAVDAVVHDFETMAAGRQFQGPAIVESPFTTVIADGETMFERTASGSLLMRP is encoded by the coding sequence ATGCGGTTTGCTTGCGACACCGGGGGCACGTTCACGGATCTGATCGTCGAGGACGATGATGGTGCCCTGTCCATGTACAAGGCATCGACGATACCTTCCGACCCGGTGAAAGGCGTTCTGGACGCGCTGGCACTCGCCGCGACCGACCTCGGTATCCCGCTTGGCGACTTGCTGGCCCGCGGCGAGATGCTCATCCACGGCACCACCCATGCCATCAATGCGATCATTACCGGTAATACGGCGCGAACGGCCTTTCTGACGACATCGGGGCACCCCGACATTCTGGTTTTGCGTGAGGGCGGACGGATCGAGCCCTTCAACTTCGTGGCACCCTATCCCGAACCCTATGTCCCGCGCGCGCTGACTTTCGAGGTGCCGGAACGGGTGAACAGCGCAGGGGAGGCACACACCCCGCTCGATGAAGCCGCGACGGTGGAGATCATCGGAAAACTGAAGGACGCCGACGTCGAGGCTGTCGCCGTCTGTTTTCTCTGGTCGATCTCCAACCCGGCGCATGAACTGCGCGTGGGCGAATTGTTGGAAAAGCATCTGCCAGGCGTGCCGTACACGCTTTCGCACCAGATCAATCCGGCCTTGCGTGAGTATCGCCGCGCGTCGGCAACGGCGATCGATGCGTCCCTGAAACCGCTGATGGGCAAATATCTTGGCGGGCTGACCGAACGCCTTGCGGCCGCCGGCTTCAAGGGGCGTACTCTCGTCCTGACGTCCCAGGGTGGGATGCTCGATGCCAGCGATCTGGCGCAAAAGCCGATCCATGCGATCAACTCCGGGCCGTCGATGGCGCCGATCGCCGGCCGTAATTATGCGGATATCGATTCGGCCTCATCGAACGTCATCATCGCGGATACGGGCGGGACGACCTATGACGTCAGCCTCGTGCGCGACGGGCGTATCCCCCTGACCAAGGAAACCTGGATCGGGCAGCCCTATCGGGGCCACATGACCGGGTTTCCCTCGATCGACATCAAGAGCGTCGGTGCCGGGGGCGGCTCCATCGCCTGGGTCGATGCGGGCGGCTTGCTGCATGTCGGCCCGCAAAGCGCCGGTGCCGTGCCGGGACCGGTCTGCTACGGCGCAGGCGGAAGCGAACCCACGGTGACGGATGCCTGCGTAACGCTTGGCTACCTCGATCCGGGCTATTTTCTGGGCGGAACCATGGACCTAGATGCGGCGGGCGCGCGCACGGCGATTGAGGATCATGTGGCAACGCCGCTCGGCCTTTCGGTCGAGGTGGCGGCGGCCTCAATCCTCAGTGTCGCAACCGAGAATATGGTTCAGGCAATTTCGGATATCACCGTCGATCAGGGCATCGACCCGGCGGATGCAGTCCTCATCGGTGGCGGCGGCGCTGCCGGCCTGAACTCCATCTACATCGCACGGCGGCTGGGATGCCCCACGTTGCTGATCCCGGAAACCGGTGCGGGCCTGAGCGCCGCGGGCGCATTGATGACCGATCTGACGAACGAGTATCGCGCGACCTTCTTCACCACGTCTGACGCGTTCGACCGGGATGGGGTCAACCGGACCCTCGATGGGTTGCGCGCCGAAGCCCGAGCCTTCATCGATGGCCCGGGTGCGAACGCGGTGTCGTCGCAAGTCGAGTTCGCCGTCGAGGCGCGCTACGCCTCCCAGGTGTGGGAGATCGAAGTACCGCTTTCGACTGACCGGTTCAGCGACGACCAACAGCTCGACGCGTTGAACGAGGCATTTCATGCAATGCATGAACGGATCTTCGCAATCCGGGATCCAGGCTCGGTTGTCGAGTATGTCGGCTGGACCGTCACCGCGCGGTGCGGATTGCGGGAAGGCGGCCCCGGCCGCCTCGGCGTCGGCAAGGGGCATGATGTCTCCGGCACACGGCGGGTCTATTTCGCCGGTGACGGCGCGGTCGATGCGGTGGTGCATGATTTCGAGACGATGGCGGCAGGCCGGCAGTTTCAGGGGCCGGCCATCGTCGAATCCCCTTTCACGACCGTCATCGCAGACGGCGAGACAATGTTCGAGCGGACGGCATCCGGCAGCCTTCTGATGCGGCCATAG